In Novipirellula caenicola, one genomic interval encodes:
- the larE gene encoding ATP-dependent sacrificial sulfur transferase LarE has translation MSIVSSNAERLIGRIATFRRVTVAFSGGVDSSVVAAAAMRAGLDSLLAVTANSPSVPEWQLQWAGRIAQQIGIEQQVVATDEANREEYLRNDTRRCFYCKETLYRTLAQLASHDPTTVLVSGTNADDLGDYRPGIEAGNLAAVQTPLADLGLGKQDVRELARFFGLENAELPASPCLASRVAYGVPVTPERLLRVERAESWLRDRGFSDVRVRVHHDELARVEVPATELSRLLNSSLAAQLNETLRTIGFRFVTIDLQGLESGSMNRVLVRIGEKIH, from the coding sequence ATGTCCATCGTCTCATCCAACGCCGAGCGATTGATTGGGCGAATCGCTACGTTTCGCCGCGTCACCGTGGCGTTTTCCGGCGGGGTGGACAGCAGCGTGGTGGCGGCTGCGGCGATGCGGGCAGGGCTGGATTCGTTGCTGGCCGTGACCGCGAACTCACCCAGCGTACCGGAATGGCAACTGCAGTGGGCCGGCCGAATCGCCCAGCAGATCGGAATTGAACAACAGGTCGTTGCCACCGACGAAGCCAATCGTGAAGAGTACCTTCGCAACGACACTCGTCGCTGTTTTTATTGCAAAGAAACGCTGTACCGCACCCTCGCTCAATTGGCATCCCACGACCCCACGACCGTGTTGGTGTCGGGGACCAACGCCGACGACCTTGGCGATTACCGTCCTGGGATCGAAGCAGGAAATCTTGCTGCCGTGCAAACGCCGCTAGCCGATCTTGGACTCGGCAAGCAAGACGTTCGCGAGTTGGCTCGATTTTTTGGTCTCGAAAACGCCGAACTTCCGGCGTCCCCCTGTTTGGCCAGCCGCGTGGCGTACGGCGTCCCGGTGACTCCCGAACGCTTGCTGCGGGTCGAACGAGCCGAATCATGGCTGCGGGACCGCGGATTCAGCGATGTGCGGGTGCGAGTGCATCACGACGAACTGGCTCGCGTGGAAGTCCCTGCAACGGAACTTTCGCGTTTACTGAACAGCTCACTGGCAGCCCAATTAAACGAAACGCTGCGAACGATCGGCTTTCGATTTGTGACGATCGATTTACAAGGCCTTGAATCCGGAAGCATGAATCGGGTGCTTGTTCGAATTGGAGAGAAAATTCATTGA
- a CDS encoding protein kinase domain-containing protein: MTSETPLPTPPDESDLASSKLIGCRLGDYQILRKLGRGGMADVYSARHLTLGRDVAIKILRSDFARDKDYVTRFRREAKAAAKLNHPNIVQVYDVGSVDSFHYIAQELVDGENLRSVLSKRGSLTTDEAIDVIVGVASALEVASEASITHRDIKPENIMRSDRGIVKVADFGLARLGLDVDATRGDLTQAGLTLGTPRYMSPEQVQGHTVDVRSDLYSLGVTMYHLLAGRPPFEADDPLALAVMHLHETPQPLDRTRGAQDIPEWLVAIVMKLIRKRPQDRFQSASELLESIRSQASDAGFSSGVTVGTAAATIRLQRVTDDARRRRNQRFRHYAAVILLPLLCTAAATAAMLSQPAKSIGRLLRPDQVPQSNSVQEQYLVALTRNDEAGWMAVGENFPPDANSTNTSYYAKSMLQLARMMAGENRWKQADAVLERLSADPRIDRLYRTLALAQRCLALEQLNDSKRLGEVRTQLQAAYRELETSNRDAVLLVNRLIPEKDRVRLGLQPIVNSPSNS; encoded by the coding sequence TTGACTTCGGAAACGCCCCTGCCGACACCACCGGATGAATCCGATTTGGCTTCGTCTAAATTGATTGGCTGCCGACTCGGCGACTATCAAATCTTGCGAAAACTTGGACGTGGCGGGATGGCCGACGTCTATTCGGCGCGTCATCTGACGCTTGGCCGTGACGTCGCGATCAAAATTTTGCGCAGCGATTTTGCGCGAGACAAAGATTACGTCACTCGGTTTCGCCGCGAAGCCAAGGCGGCGGCGAAATTGAATCACCCGAACATCGTCCAAGTCTATGATGTGGGAAGTGTCGATTCGTTTCATTACATCGCTCAAGAACTTGTCGATGGCGAGAATCTACGCAGCGTGCTTTCCAAACGCGGATCCTTGACGACGGACGAGGCCATCGATGTCATCGTTGGCGTTGCTTCGGCGCTCGAGGTTGCATCCGAGGCCTCGATCACGCATCGTGATATCAAGCCAGAAAACATCATGCGATCCGATCGCGGCATCGTTAAAGTTGCCGACTTTGGTTTGGCCCGGTTAGGATTGGATGTCGATGCGACGCGAGGCGATTTGACGCAAGCCGGACTGACACTGGGCACCCCACGTTACATGAGCCCCGAACAGGTGCAAGGGCACACCGTCGATGTGCGAAGCGACCTGTACTCGCTTGGCGTCACCATGTACCACTTGCTCGCCGGCCGGCCCCCATTTGAAGCCGACGACCCGTTGGCGCTTGCGGTGATGCATCTGCACGAGACCCCGCAACCACTCGATCGGACTCGAGGGGCGCAAGACATTCCCGAGTGGCTTGTTGCGATCGTGATGAAATTGATTCGCAAACGGCCTCAGGACCGCTTCCAATCGGCCAGCGAATTGCTTGAATCGATCCGCTCGCAGGCATCCGACGCAGGTTTTTCCAGCGGCGTGACGGTCGGGACGGCGGCCGCGACCATTCGCCTGCAACGCGTCACCGACGATGCACGTCGTCGTCGCAATCAACGTTTTCGGCATTACGCCGCGGTGATCCTGTTGCCTCTTCTTTGCACCGCCGCCGCGACGGCCGCGATGTTGTCGCAACCGGCGAAGAGCATCGGTCGTCTATTGCGTCCAGACCAAGTGCCGCAATCCAATTCGGTCCAGGAACAATACCTGGTCGCGCTGACTCGCAATGACGAAGCCGGATGGATGGCCGTGGGTGAAAACTTTCCCCCCGACGCGAATTCGACCAACACTAGTTATTACGCGAAAAGCATGCTGCAGTTGGCTCGAATGATGGCCGGCGAAAATCGATGGAAACAGGCCGACGCGGTGCTTGAGCGGCTGAGCGCCGACCCCAGGATCGACCGGCTTTATCGCACACTGGCGTTGGCTCAGCGTTGTTTGGCGCTTGAACAGCTGAATGATTCGAAGCGGCTTGGTGAGGTGCGTACCCAATTGCAAGCCGCCTATCGCGAACTCGAAACCAGCAATCGCGACGCGGTCTTGCTGGTAAATCGCTTGATTCCCGAAAAAGACCGTGTCAGGCTTGGGTTACAGCCCATCGTCAACAGTCCCTCCAACAGCTAA
- the eboE gene encoding metabolite traffic protein EboE, with protein sequence MSYTVGYCTNVHAGMDLPAIRQNLLQYAVSVQSSLPIDTPLGVGLWLPAQAATECFEGGAKPLRQFLDEHRLEAFTINGFPYDNFHQDVVKHRVYQPTWWETSRLTYTKQLAVILTELLPQSQTVGSISTLPIGWASDKVTPEHLETAAENLRQLAEFLAALEEQTGRRIVVAIEPEPGCILHTSQDIVDWFDKHLDKPLHRRHITVCHDVCHAAVMMERQADVLQRYTAAGITIGKVQVSSAIVAEWDAMSLGRRQEAIEQLSKFAEDRYLHQTGRITGDNQFELTEDLPTLISRARGASDPARGDKRWVVHFHVPIFLERFGHLTTSQEEVRDCLRTLLRSDTSIDFVGHLEVETYAWSVLPDAMRKRSLAADISEEIRWLRRELIDCL encoded by the coding sequence ATGAGCTATACCGTGGGTTATTGCACCAATGTGCATGCAGGCATGGACTTGCCCGCCATTCGCCAAAATTTGCTTCAATACGCGGTGTCGGTGCAATCAAGTCTGCCGATTGACACGCCGCTTGGCGTGGGATTGTGGTTGCCGGCACAAGCGGCCACCGAATGTTTCGAAGGCGGTGCGAAACCGCTGCGTCAATTCCTTGACGAACATCGGCTCGAAGCGTTTACGATCAACGGATTCCCCTACGACAATTTCCACCAAGACGTGGTCAAACACCGTGTCTATCAACCGACATGGTGGGAAACAAGTCGATTGACTTACACCAAACAACTCGCCGTCATCCTGACCGAACTGCTGCCGCAATCCCAGACGGTGGGATCGATCAGCACGTTGCCGATTGGATGGGCCTCGGACAAAGTCACACCGGAACACCTGGAAACGGCGGCCGAGAACCTACGTCAATTGGCCGAGTTTTTGGCGGCGCTCGAGGAACAAACCGGACGCCGCATCGTTGTGGCGATCGAGCCCGAACCGGGATGCATTCTTCACACCAGTCAAGACATTGTCGATTGGTTTGACAAACACCTCGATAAACCTCTCCATCGTCGTCACATCACCGTTTGTCATGACGTGTGTCACGCGGCGGTCATGATGGAACGGCAAGCCGACGTGCTGCAACGCTACACAGCGGCGGGCATCACGATCGGAAAGGTGCAAGTCAGCAGCGCGATCGTGGCAGAGTGGGACGCCATGTCGCTCGGACGACGGCAAGAAGCAATTGAACAATTGAGCAAGTTTGCCGAGGATCGCTACTTGCATCAAACCGGACGGATCACCGGCGATAACCAGTTCGAATTGACCGAAGATCTACCCACGCTGATTTCGCGGGCGCGTGGCGCAAGTGACCCCGCACGTGGTGACAAACGCTGGGTCGTCCATTTTCACGTCCCTATTTTCCTCGAGCGGTTCGGACATTTAACGACCAGCCAAGAGGAAGTGCGTGACTGCCTGCGAACCTTGCTCCGTAGCGACACGTCGATTGATTTTGTCGGCCACCTCGAAGTCGAAACGTATGCCTGGAGCGTGCTGCCGGACGCGATGCGAAAGCGAAGTCTGGCGGCCGACATCTCCGAAGAGATCCGCTGGTTGCGACGCGAGCTGATTGATTGTTTGTAA
- a CDS encoding pyridoxine 5'-phosphate synthase — protein MIELGVNIDHVATVRQARRTYEPDPVIAAALAEQGGADGITFHLREDRRHIQERDVEVLMQTVTVKTNLEIACTDEVVAIACRVKPTWALLVPESREEVTTEGGLNVVDDKGRIRDAIEKLRGQGILTSLFIDPDLEQVQAAADLGVDAVELHTGPYALARGAQQTEELKRLKTAGEKTSELGMRLHAGHGLNYANVRPVAAIPNMIELNIGHSIVSRAVMVGMRDAVAEMRRILDLVA, from the coding sequence ATGATTGAACTCGGCGTCAATATCGACCATGTCGCAACCGTTCGCCAAGCACGGCGTACCTATGAACCCGATCCGGTAATCGCAGCGGCACTCGCAGAACAAGGCGGCGCCGACGGAATCACGTTCCATCTGAGAGAGGATCGTCGTCACATCCAAGAGCGTGACGTCGAGGTGCTGATGCAAACCGTGACCGTCAAAACCAATCTCGAAATCGCCTGTACTGACGAAGTCGTTGCGATCGCGTGTCGGGTCAAACCGACTTGGGCGCTGTTGGTCCCCGAAAGCCGAGAAGAGGTCACGACCGAAGGCGGACTGAATGTTGTTGATGACAAAGGTCGTATCCGAGATGCCATCGAAAAATTGAGAGGCCAAGGCATTCTGACCAGCCTGTTTATCGACCCCGATTTGGAACAGGTCCAAGCGGCCGCGGATTTAGGGGTGGATGCCGTCGAACTGCACACGGGACCCTATGCACTGGCTCGTGGTGCACAGCAAACCGAAGAGCTCAAACGATTGAAAACGGCTGGTGAAAAGACGTCGGAACTGGGAATGCGACTGCACGCCGGTCACGGGCTGAACTACGCCAACGTACGCCCTGTGGCGGCGATCCCCAACATGATCGAATTGAACATCGGTCACTCGATCGTCAGCCGCGCCGTGATGGTGGGCATGCGTGACGCGGTAGCCGAAATGCGTCGGATCTTGGATCTAGTCGCGTAG
- a CDS encoding MotA/TolQ/ExbB proton channel family protein: MSFFKISCPGCNKSLKVSESLAGKSRACPYCRATVRIPETAPPEPEPAFPGIQVSETPASAKSRAKSSAATDSTERPGAVTPAIQTTAATTAAPAKKAVKRRRREKSWFSSSSDSASSDVSLVLSFLIGGGIALLWYGATYPIRDTAFGQLFWQRGPVPFPTTLLMFWALAILGLKWLNLKKQKDAMLLDVLPTEVSPEITVASIDRFILHINELPGASSDTFLINRVVRGIEHFRVRKSAAETVTMMESQSAIDANNVAGSYTILKVFIWSLPILGFIGTVMGVSAAVASLASSLSGGGSMDAMKAALQDVFGGLGTAFDTTLLALIMSMLVKIPASALQKSEEDLITSVDEYCNENLLRRLNDGREGTGERNANDGDSDIFRKAVEQALGTHHAEMEQWLSKLDTIGTHLTDQVSAGWDKVNKRIEEQQQKHVNVLHEQQLDQQARLQAQLDQMANAADKIQQTLTSLAEQTSTLQTHVNETFSQTNTSLTNHLSGVQTGLASLSGVLERLGDQQVVVQQVAAQPEPSRNGWFSKKSLTRGRG, encoded by the coding sequence ATGTCCTTTTTCAAGATCTCCTGTCCTGGCTGTAACAAATCGTTAAAGGTATCTGAGAGTCTGGCAGGCAAGAGTCGCGCGTGCCCCTATTGCCGAGCGACAGTGCGAATTCCCGAGACCGCTCCGCCGGAACCCGAACCCGCTTTCCCCGGCATCCAAGTCAGCGAGACTCCGGCATCCGCAAAATCACGTGCAAAGTCCTCCGCCGCAACTGACAGCACCGAACGCCCTGGCGCTGTCACACCAGCGATCCAAACAACGGCGGCCACCACGGCGGCCCCGGCCAAGAAGGCCGTCAAACGACGTCGCCGCGAAAAAAGCTGGTTCAGCAGCAGCAGTGACTCCGCCAGCAGCGACGTCAGCTTGGTGCTCAGCTTTCTGATCGGCGGCGGCATCGCCCTATTGTGGTACGGGGCGACCTACCCGATCCGTGACACCGCGTTTGGGCAATTGTTTTGGCAACGGGGACCGGTCCCGTTTCCAACGACGCTGCTGATGTTCTGGGCGTTGGCGATCTTGGGGCTGAAGTGGCTGAATCTGAAGAAACAGAAGGACGCCATGCTGTTGGATGTGTTGCCGACAGAGGTTTCACCCGAGATCACCGTGGCTTCCATCGATCGATTCATCCTGCACATCAACGAGCTTCCCGGCGCCAGCAGCGATACGTTTCTGATCAACCGCGTCGTCCGTGGGATTGAACATTTTCGTGTTCGCAAAAGTGCAGCCGAAACGGTCACGATGATGGAATCGCAATCGGCGATCGACGCCAACAACGTCGCCGGCAGCTATACCATTTTGAAAGTGTTCATTTGGTCGCTGCCTATCCTGGGGTTCATCGGGACGGTGATGGGGGTCAGCGCGGCGGTCGCAAGTTTGGCGTCCAGCCTGAGCGGCGGCGGCAGCATGGACGCGATGAAGGCGGCACTGCAAGACGTATTCGGCGGACTCGGCACCGCTTTCGACACAACGCTGTTGGCGTTGATCATGAGTATGCTTGTGAAAATTCCTGCGTCCGCATTGCAAAAGAGCGAAGAGGATTTGATCACCAGCGTGGACGAGTATTGCAATGAAAACTTGCTGCGTCGACTAAACGACGGTCGCGAAGGCACCGGCGAGCGTAACGCAAACGACGGTGATTCGGACATTTTCCGAAAAGCGGTCGAACAAGCCCTGGGCACCCATCATGCCGAAATGGAACAGTGGCTCTCAAAACTCGATACCATCGGCACCCACCTGACCGATCAAGTCTCGGCGGGTTGGGATAAGGTCAACAAGCGAATCGAAGAACAGCAACAGAAACACGTCAACGTGTTGCACGAGCAGCAGCTTGACCAACAGGCCCGATTGCAGGCCCAATTGGACCAGATGGCCAATGCGGCAGACAAGATCCAGCAAACCTTGACCTCGTTGGCGGAACAAACCAGTACCCTGCAAACCCACGTCAACGAAACGTTCTCGCAAACCAATACCTCGCTAACCAACCATTTGTCGGGCGTGCAAACGGGGTTGGCTAGTTTAAGTGGAGTGCTCGAACGACTTGGCGACCAACAAGTCGTCGTTCAACAAGTCGCGGCTCAGCCCGAACCAAGCCGCAACGGATGGTTCAGCAAGAAATCACTGACACGTGGGCGAGGTTAA
- a CDS encoding DUF4200 domain-containing protein, which produces MKRQSSNDDEDGGLDSLLDTMTNVVGILVLVLIVTQMSVAEVVTRVTEESQVDEAKIEELQKKLLEKKQEAFELNRMLVDPLNIDADAQREELRKSKELLARRKKNIEDRKKQMNEFAMKIQADREMAEKKAAEIANTKEQREKMQTLIATSLERKAELEAILDKTPRRQAAPDIKVSIPNPRPAPPGTKEATFICVNNLVYPVNAEFFRKRAELKAKAIIQRGGLDRDPVAGIDPEKFAAVYEKLKDQDEFFDVEYFVQSNKWPRIRLIPREGRGANESAILNPRSKIRREVLSQLDTTKYYGRFHVLPDSFDVYVAARGLFSDEGVLAGWEPQPADWVYTTHIDGGIRLGPPPPPPKNPPDPNAPKPKPASVID; this is translated from the coding sequence ATGAAACGCCAATCCAGCAATGATGACGAAGACGGCGGCTTGGATTCGCTGCTCGACACGATGACCAACGTCGTCGGTATCTTGGTCCTTGTCTTGATCGTGACGCAAATGAGTGTCGCGGAGGTAGTGACACGGGTTACCGAGGAATCTCAGGTCGACGAGGCAAAGATCGAAGAACTGCAAAAGAAACTGCTCGAGAAAAAGCAGGAGGCATTCGAACTAAACCGAATGCTTGTCGATCCCTTGAATATCGATGCCGATGCGCAGCGCGAAGAATTGCGAAAGAGCAAGGAATTGCTCGCTCGGCGGAAGAAAAACATTGAAGATCGCAAAAAGCAAATGAACGAATTTGCCATGAAGATCCAAGCGGATCGCGAAATGGCAGAAAAGAAGGCTGCCGAGATTGCCAATACCAAAGAGCAGCGAGAGAAGATGCAGACCTTGATCGCAACCTCGCTGGAGCGTAAAGCGGAACTCGAAGCCATCCTCGACAAAACGCCTCGGCGGCAAGCTGCCCCCGATATCAAGGTCAGCATTCCCAACCCGCGACCCGCACCACCGGGGACCAAAGAGGCGACGTTTATCTGTGTCAACAATTTGGTCTATCCCGTCAATGCAGAATTCTTTCGCAAGCGAGCGGAACTCAAAGCCAAGGCGATCATCCAGCGTGGCGGTCTCGACCGTGATCCCGTTGCCGGCATCGATCCGGAGAAGTTCGCGGCGGTGTACGAAAAACTAAAGGACCAGGACGAATTTTTTGACGTCGAGTACTTCGTGCAATCGAACAAGTGGCCGCGAATTCGTTTGATCCCTCGCGAAGGCCGCGGTGCGAACGAATCCGCGATCCTGAACCCACGCTCGAAAATTCGCCGTGAAGTACTCAGCCAACTCGATACGACCAAGTACTACGGACGCTTTCACGTGTTGCCCGACAGTTTTGATGTCTACGTGGCCGCGAGAGGACTGTTTAGCGACGAAGGCGTGCTCGCGGGCTGGGAACCGCAACCGGCCGATTGGGTCTATACGACTCACATCGACGGCGGCATCCGACTTGGACCGCCACCGCCACCCCCGAAAAACCCACCCGATCCGAACGCGCCGAAACCCAAACCCGCTTCGGTGATCGACTAG